GACTTTCATCAGGCCCTTGCCGGATTGGTTGCTCTCTGCGCCTCTGCGTCTCTGCGGGAGATCGTTTTCCCCTGTGCGCTTTGTGTTCTCTCTATATTATAAGCTTAGCTTATGTAAGTGCCATTCGGCTTAAGATAGATGAGAAGAATGATGCCCTGTACTTTCGGCTGGATGAGTCTATTATTGTTGATTCTGAAGAGATTAAACCAGGTGTGATTCTCGACTACGATGCCAATGAAAATGGAGTGGGAATCGAGATTCTGGGCTTAAGCAAGCGGGTCTCGCCGCACACACTCAAAAGTTTGCAATTCGAGACGGTGTAAACCTCCACTCGTATTCGGGAATCAGGAGAAAAGAAAGCCTTTATTCTGACTCCTGGCTCCTGGCTCCTGACTTCTGAATTCTCAGGAGAGGTGCCTGCCATACGGTGCAGTTGAATAACCTCCGCGGATTCCTTGACAATTTCCTGAATCCTTTTTATTATTTAGCTTGAGTGCATATGGATAGCTTGCGGTGATTGGTTAATTGAAGGAAATTGCCGATAAGCTTCACAAAGTAATAAGAAGGATAAAGGGATGGCAAAAAATAGCAAGATTTCGCAATTGATACTGACTCTGTTCTTTCTCTCCGGATTTTGTGGCCTGCTGTATGAGATTACCTGGTCCCGGTTGATCGGCCTCACCCTGGGCAATTCCACGGAAGCAATCACGGCAACCGTGGCCGCTTTTATGGCTGGCATGGCCATTGGCGGATATGCCGGCGGGAAGGTGGCTGACCGCCGGATCAATTCTCTCTGGCTCTACGGGATACTGGAGGGGCTGGCGGGGTTGTATGCCCTGGCGCTTCCCTTTCTGCTTCGGTTGGCCAGGCCGCTGCTGTCATCATTATATCAGAATGCCCAGGCTGGCCAGAGCACCATGATTCTGGCCAGGTTCGCTGTCTGCTGCGCTGTCCTGCTTGTCCCGGCTGCGCTCTTTGGGGCCATGCTTCCGCTGCTCAGCAGGTTTTTGATCCGCCAGCCCGATCAATTCGGCAACCTGATAGGAAAGCTTTACGGGCTGAATCTCTTCGGTGCCGCGCTGGGAGCCCTGGTCAGCGGCCTTTGGCTGATTCCGCATCTGGGGGTCAGCAAGACGATTTACCTGGCTGCCCTGATTGAATTTCTCATCTGCGGATGGGTGCTGATCCTGAGCGGCAAAGAAGGCCATGATGCCGTGACATCGGCATCCGCACCCGCACAGACTGATGGCATCGATCTCCCCTTCCGGGATTCCTCTCCGCTGTCCTCCCCGCTGATTCTCCTGGCTATGGCCCTTTCCGGTGCCTCGGCCCTGGTCTATGAGATTACCTGGACGCGGGCTATCATTATGATTATCGGCTCTACAGTTTATGCTTTCAGCCTGATGCTGACCGCGGTCATTGCCGGGCTGGCTCTGGGGAGCATGTGTGCGGCCAGGCTCATTGACCGGAGAAAGGATCTTGTCCTGATTTTTGGCCTGCTTGAAATCGGAGTCGGCGGGGCAACGTTCGGCCTGGCACCCTTCTTCGAAAAGCTGACCCTGGTTGTGATCCCGATGTTCAACCTTTTCGGCAACAACTTTGCCGCCCTGCAGGCCATAGAATTGAGCGGTCTGTTTTTCCTGATGCTTCTTCCATCCCTGCTGCTGGGGATGATTTTTCCCCTGATGTCCACAATGTATGTAAGGGGCACGGACCGTCCGGGGGGCGGTGTCGGTGCCACATTGATGGCCAATAGCCTGGGGGCCGTTGCAGGAACCGTGGCCTCCGGCCTGTTCCTGATTCCGGCCATTGGCATTCAGAAAACCATGCTGGCGGCCAGCATGGTCAACGTTTTCCTCGGATCATCGGCCCTGCTGTTTTCCCCCTCCCTGTCCGGGATTAAAAAGGCAGCGGCCTTTCCGCTGGCTTTTGGCTGCGGCCTGCTCTTTTTTATTACCCAGCCGGAATGGAATAAAGCCCTGATTTCGGGGGCACCCTATGTCTATGGACGGGTCTATGCCGGTCTCAGCCGCCAGGGGTCTGGCCAGAGCGTGAAGGAAATCGTCCTGAACCAGGCAGACCTCCTCTTTTACCAGGAGGATGCCCAGACTACGGTTTCGGTGAAAAAGGACAAGGGAGAGCAACTGTTCCTGCAATTGAATGGCAAAACCGATGCTTCTTCCCGTGAGGACAACTGTACCCAGCGCCTTCTGGCCCATATTCCCCTGCTGCTTCATCCGGACCCTCAGCAGGTAATGGTGCTGGGCCTTGGCAGCGGAGTAACTTTGGGTGCGGCTGAAAAATATTCGACGGTCAAGCACCTGGATTGCATCGAGATTTCACCTGCCGTGATCAGGGCGGCTGCCTGCTTCAATGAGGTGAATGGGCGAAGCCTCGATGATCCCCGGCTTCGGATTATCGTCGGCGATGGCCGGGAGCACCTTGCCCTGACCGATCAAAAGTATGATGTGATCATTTCCCAGCCGTGCAGCCCCTGGATTGCCGGGATGTCCGGCCTTCTGACCCGCGAATTTTTCCAGCTCTGCCGGGAGCGGCTCAACGGGACTGGCCTGTGCTGCATCTGGCTCCAGACCTGCAACCTGGACATGGCCAGTTCGCAAAGCGTGGTCAAAGCCTTTGGGGAGGTTTTCCCCTCCCTGTCCATCTGGGAGGCACGACCGGGCATCGATTACCTTCTCATTGGCGGCACAGGTGAAATCAAACTTGACTACCAACTGGTGCAGCGGAAAATGGCTGGAGAGAGTCTGCACCGGGAATTAAAAACTGTCGGCCTGCCAAGGCCGGATGACCTGCTGGCCCGCTTTGTCATGAGTAAGGAAGGAGCGGCCCGCTATGTCCAAGGGGCTTGTGCCCATACGGACGACACTACCTGGCTGGAGTTCCATGCACCCAAACTCCTGTATCAGGAAACCATAAACGAGCACCTGCAAGCCTTGAATGCCCTGCGCGGATTGGATTTTGCATCCCTGCTGACTGCGCCTGCGGCTGAGGCGGGGAGCCTCAAAGATACCCTTCCGAAAGCCTTCGAAGCTCAAAAGCACTATGCCCTGGCAGAGATGGATCTGCTCAGAAACAAGCAGGAAGAGGGAGCCAGGAAGATCAAGGAAGCCTACCTCCTCGACCCCGCCGATGCCAGGATCAGGGAGAGATATTATCGCCTCCTGCTGAATGCGGCCTCAAATTGCAGTCTCAAGGGAATGCACGAGGTGGCTGCCCAGATCCTTCAGTCCGCGATCAGGGTGAATCCGGATGGATTTGAAGGATACCTGAACCTGGGACTGGCCTGCTTCCATACCGGACAAGTCCAGGCAGCCATTCAGCAGTTCCGGTTGGCTCTTCTGATTCAGCCGGATAACGAGCAGGCACATCTGAATCTCGGAGCATGCTATCTTCGGGCCGGCAACCTGGAAGATTCCATTCAGGCAAACCTGACCGCACTCCGGATCAAGCCGGGTCTGGTCAATGCCCACTTTAACCTTGGCATAGCCTACATGAGATCAAACCGTGTTGCCCAGGCCATTGCCGAATATCAGGAAGCCATTAAATACCAGCCGAATTACGCTGAAGCCCATCTCAACCTCGGTATTGCCTATCAGACCTCCGGGGCCTGGGACCAGGCAGCCAGAGAGTACGAAGAATCGCTTCGGCTCAGACCTGACCTGCCCAATGCCAGACAGCTTCTGGATCAGGTCCAGGCGGTATTGAGGCAGGGGAGTTGATTATACAAGGCAGGAGTAATGATAATAGAAAATTTCATCACCTGGTTCATGAGGCAGAAAAATGCCCGCTACCTTCAGTTTCAGGCAGACGGGGGCATTGAGCTTGCGGATAACACCAGGGACAAGAAGTATCTTTTATACATTCATATCCCTTTCTGTGAACGGCTCTGTCCTTACTGCTCCTTTAACCGCTATCCCTTCGAGGAACCG
This bacterium DNA region includes the following protein-coding sequences:
- a CDS encoding DUF2283 domain-containing protein, which produces LSSGPCRIGCSLRLCVSAGDRFPLCALCSLYIISLAYVSAIRLKIDEKNDALYFRLDESIIVDSEEIKPGVILDYDANENGVGIEILGLSKRVSPHTLKSLQFETV
- a CDS encoding fused MFS/spermidine synthase, translated to MAKNSKISQLILTLFFLSGFCGLLYEITWSRLIGLTLGNSTEAITATVAAFMAGMAIGGYAGGKVADRRINSLWLYGILEGLAGLYALALPFLLRLARPLLSSLYQNAQAGQSTMILARFAVCCAVLLVPAALFGAMLPLLSRFLIRQPDQFGNLIGKLYGLNLFGAALGALVSGLWLIPHLGVSKTIYLAALIEFLICGWVLILSGKEGHDAVTSASAPAQTDGIDLPFRDSSPLSSPLILLAMALSGASALVYEITWTRAIIMIIGSTVYAFSLMLTAVIAGLALGSMCAARLIDRRKDLVLIFGLLEIGVGGATFGLAPFFEKLTLVVIPMFNLFGNNFAALQAIELSGLFFLMLLPSLLLGMIFPLMSTMYVRGTDRPGGGVGATLMANSLGAVAGTVASGLFLIPAIGIQKTMLAASMVNVFLGSSALLFSPSLSGIKKAAAFPLAFGCGLLFFITQPEWNKALISGAPYVYGRVYAGLSRQGSGQSVKEIVLNQADLLFYQEDAQTTVSVKKDKGEQLFLQLNGKTDASSREDNCTQRLLAHIPLLLHPDPQQVMVLGLGSGVTLGAAEKYSTVKHLDCIEISPAVIRAAACFNEVNGRSLDDPRLRIIVGDGREHLALTDQKYDVIISQPCSPWIAGMSGLLTREFFQLCRERLNGTGLCCIWLQTCNLDMASSQSVVKAFGEVFPSLSIWEARPGIDYLLIGGTGEIKLDYQLVQRKMAGESLHRELKTVGLPRPDDLLARFVMSKEGAARYVQGACAHTDDTTWLEFHAPKLLYQETINEHLQALNALRGLDFASLLTAPAAEAGSLKDTLPKAFEAQKHYALAEMDLLRNKQEEGARKIKEAYLLDPADARIRERYYRLLLNAASNCSLKGMHEVAAQILQSAIRVNPDGFEGYLNLGLACFHTGQVQAAIQQFRLALLIQPDNEQAHLNLGACYLRAGNLEDSIQANLTALRIKPGLVNAHFNLGIAYMRSNRVAQAIAEYQEAIKYQPNYAEAHLNLGIAYQTSGAWDQAAREYEESLRLRPDLPNARQLLDQVQAVLRQGS